One region of Monomorium pharaonis isolate MP-MQ-018 chromosome 11, ASM1337386v2, whole genome shotgun sequence genomic DNA includes:
- the LOC105831133 gene encoding tRNA modification GTPase GTPBP3, mitochondrial isoform X2 codes for MHLFLAWSTPTFLRECLLTDIRRASRGAWVVALRGTSRYQATVSWPVDDRRGTTICALSSGHGKCGVAVVRISGGRSLEALKKMTSISKLEPRRAFLRKIRDPETGEVIDNGLCLWFPGPHSFTGEDSVEFHVHGGPAILTRLMEALSRLQVRPALPGEFTRRAFYNNKLDLTEVEGLADLIEAETECQRKQALLQADGILRKLYDNWRKVLSESVASIEAYIDFGEEDNIESDVVQKAHHALRQLMRDLEEHLADGRRGEILRNGVRTVIVGEPNVGKSSLLNHLVQRNAAIVTPIAGTTRDVIELTANISGYPVLIADTAGITDNTGDIVEAEGVRRARTHVKNADFVIVVVDAFKCATSGMTCEDYIREYLSSLRIQELLAKIGREHFIMIANKIDLLKEEEKRRLSDAGAVLISCKTEDGFQDLLRSLTDCLSKICGNPSAESPTISQTRHRNHLAQCLRHLQMYFELCANEQYDVAIAAEEIHKAMRELGRITGHVSTNEILDIIFKNFCIGK; via the exons ATGCATTTGTTCCTGGCTTGGTCAACTCCGACATTTCTTCGCGAGTGTCTCCTCACTGATATCCGTCGAGCTTCCCGAGGCGCATGGGTCGTCGCATTGCGCGGGACGTCGCGCTACCAGGCCACCGTCAGCTGGCCCGTGGACGATCGCAGGGGCACGACCATCTGCGCTCTGTCTTCCG GTCACGGAAAATGCGGCGTGGCGGTGGTGAGAATATCGGGAGGTCGCTCTCTGGAGGCGCTGAAAAAGATGACGAGCATATCCAAGCTGGAACCGAGGAGAGCTTTCCTGCGGAAGATACGCGATCCGGAAACGGGAGAGGTCATCGACAACGGGCTCTGCTTGTGGTTTCCCG GTCCACACTCGTTCACCGGCGAAGACTCCGTGGAATTTCACGTGCATGGCGGGCCGGCGATCCTGACGCGGCTAATGGAAGCTCTCTCGAGGCTGCAGGTGCGTCCCGCGCTACCAGGAGAGTTCACCAGACGTGCGTTCTATAACAATAAACTGGACCTGACGGAAGTGGAGGGCCTGGCCGACTTGATAGAGGCCGAGACCGAGTGCCAGAGGAAACAGGCGCTGCTGCAGGCCGACGGTATCCTGCGCAAGTTGTACGATAACTGGCGAAAGGTGCTATCGGAGTCTGTGGCAAGCATCGAAGCGTACATCGATTTCGGCGAAGAAGACAACATCGAGAGCGACGTGGTACAGAAAGCGCATCACGCTCTCAGACAGCTGATGCGAGATCTGGAGGAGCACCTGGCCGACGGCAGGCGCGGCGAGATCCTGCGCAACGGGGTGAGAACTGTGATCGTCGGCGAGCCCAACGTGGGCAAGAGTAGCCTGTTGAATCATTTGGTCCAGCGAAACGCCGCCATCGTCACGCCCATCGCCGGTACCACGAGGGACGTGATCGAGCTGACCGCGAACATCTCGGGCTATCCCGTGCTGATAGCGGACACCGCCGGTATCACGGACAACACCGGGGATATCGTCGAAGCAGAGGGTGTTCGTCGGGCGAGAACTCACGTAAAGAACGCTGACTTCGTGATCGTCGTGGTGGACGCGTTCAAGTGCGCAACCAGCGGCATGACGTGCGAGGACTACATACGCGAATACTTATCGTCATTGAGGATACAGGAGTTGTTGGCGAAAATCGGCAGGgaacattttattatgatagCGAATAAAATAGACTTGCTGAAGGAAGAAGAGAAACGGCGCCTTAGCGATGCTGGAGCGGTCCTGATATCTTGCAAAACGGAGGACGGCTTTCAGGACTTGCTGCGATCGCTGACAGATTGCCTCagtaaaat ATGCGGCAACCCGTCTGCAGAAAGTCCGACCATCAGTCAGACGAGGCATCGAAATCACTTGGCGCAGTGCTTGAGGCATCTGCAGATGTACTTTGAATTGTGCGCCAATGAACAGTACGACGTGGCCATAGCGGCGGAAGAGATCCACAAAGCGATGCGAGAACTCGGAAGAATAACGGGACACGTTAGCActaatgaaatattagacattatatttaaaaatttttgtatcggCAAATAA
- the LOC105831136 gene encoding RISC-loading complex subunit tarbp2 isoform X2, producing MEEMHQPPQVGPNMMAGVGGVPNHSNNVNRRNRVRVTLHAMMLEKLPLHEAARLEMKSLPSKTPVSVLQELLSRRGTIPKYELVQIEGAIHEPTFRYRVTVADVVAMGTGRSKKEAKHAAAKAVLDKLIGVNTEGVESPLPNSLPDSQNLQELQTYGEEKIVNNPIGALQEMCMSRHWPPPKYSMEGEEGLPHERQFTIVCSILKYREVGQGKSKKVAKRHAAHKMWQALHDMNNQAPAVDEDEIVQRNANVNARYADLKGSKISTLTTIHSIQVSKFHKSLKSSTGVKLFQLQNTCFNDGDVNLVQFLQEIASEQQFEVTYVDIEEKSISGKFQCLVQLSTLPVAVCYGCGATSKDAQASAAQNALEYLKIMTKK from the exons ATGGAGGAAATGCACCAACCACCGCAGGTCGGGCCTAACATGATGGCTGGTGTGGGTGGCGTACCTAATCATTCAAACAACGTCAATCGTCGTAATAGAGTTCGCGTAACATTACATGCCATGATGTTAGAGAAACTACCATTACACGAAGCGGCGCGTTTGGAGATGAAGTCGTTACCCAGCAAAACCCCCGTTTCAGTTCTTCAAGAATTGCTCTCTCGCCGGGGCACGATACCCAAGTACGAGCTGGTCCAGATCGAGGGGGCAATTCACGAGCCTACATTTCGTTACAGAGTCACAGTCGCCGACGTCGTTG CGATGGGGACTGGCAGATCCAAAAAGGAGGCGAAACACGCCGCCGCGAAGGCTGTGCTGGACAAACTGATTGGTGTGAATACCGAAGGCGTAGAATCTCCTCTTCCAAATAGTTTACCCGA CTCACAAAATTTACAAGAACTACAAACATACGGGGAGGAAAAAATAGTGAATAATCCAATCGGAGCCTTACAAGAAATGTGTATGTCGCGTCACTGGCCACCCCCAAAATACTCGATGGAGGGTGAAGAAGGTTTACCTCACGAGAGACAATTCACTATTGTTTGTTCAATTCTAAAGTATCGCGAAGTGGGTCAAGGAAAGAGTAAAAAAGTCGCAAAGAGGCATGCCGCCCATAAGATGTGGCAAGCTTTACACGATATGAATAATCAGGCCCCTGCTGTGGACGAGGATGAG ATTGTGCAAAGAAACGCAAACGTGAACGCCCGTTATGCCGATCTGAAAGGTAGCAAAATTTCGACACTGACAACAATACATAGTATCCAAGTTTCGAAATTTCACAAGAGTCTCAAGTCGTCCACAGGTGTTAAGCTTTTTCAACTGCAG AATACTTGTTTCAATGATGGGGATGTAAATTTggtacaatttttacaagaaattgcGTCGGAGCAACAGTTTGAAGTAACCTATGTTGATATTGAAGAGAAATCTATCAGTG GTAAATTCCAGTGCCTTGTGCAACTGTCTACCCTACCAGTAGCAGTTTGCTATGGTTGCGGCGCGACTAGTAAAGATGCTCAAGCCAGTGCTGCTCAAAATGCTCTGGAATATCTGAAAATCATGACCAAGAAGTGA
- the LOC105831136 gene encoding RISC-loading complex subunit tarbp2 isoform X4, with amino-acid sequence MEEMHQPPQVGPNMMAGVGGVPNHSNNVNRRNRVRVTLHAMMLEKLPLHEAARLEMKSLPSKTPVSVLQELLSRRGTIPKYELVQIEGAIHEPTFRYRVTVADVVAMGTGRSKKEAKHAAAKAVLDKLIGVNTEGVESPLPNSLPDSQNLQELQTYGEEKIVNNPIGALQEMCMSRHWPPPKYSMEGEEGLPHERQFTIVCSILKYREVGQGKSKKVAKRHAAHKMWQALHDMNNQAPAVDEDENTCFNDGDVNLVQFLQEIASEQQFEVTYVDIEEKSISGKFQCLVQLSTLPVAVCYGCGATSKDAQASAAQNALEYLKIMTKK; translated from the exons ATGGAGGAAATGCACCAACCACCGCAGGTCGGGCCTAACATGATGGCTGGTGTGGGTGGCGTACCTAATCATTCAAACAACGTCAATCGTCGTAATAGAGTTCGCGTAACATTACATGCCATGATGTTAGAGAAACTACCATTACACGAAGCGGCGCGTTTGGAGATGAAGTCGTTACCCAGCAAAACCCCCGTTTCAGTTCTTCAAGAATTGCTCTCTCGCCGGGGCACGATACCCAAGTACGAGCTGGTCCAGATCGAGGGGGCAATTCACGAGCCTACATTTCGTTACAGAGTCACAGTCGCCGACGTCGTTG CGATGGGGACTGGCAGATCCAAAAAGGAGGCGAAACACGCCGCCGCGAAGGCTGTGCTGGACAAACTGATTGGTGTGAATACCGAAGGCGTAGAATCTCCTCTTCCAAATAGTTTACCCGA CTCACAAAATTTACAAGAACTACAAACATACGGGGAGGAAAAAATAGTGAATAATCCAATCGGAGCCTTACAAGAAATGTGTATGTCGCGTCACTGGCCACCCCCAAAATACTCGATGGAGGGTGAAGAAGGTTTACCTCACGAGAGACAATTCACTATTGTTTGTTCAATTCTAAAGTATCGCGAAGTGGGTCAAGGAAAGAGTAAAAAAGTCGCAAAGAGGCATGCCGCCCATAAGATGTGGCAAGCTTTACACGATATGAATAATCAGGCCCCTGCTGTGGACGAGGATGAG AATACTTGTTTCAATGATGGGGATGTAAATTTggtacaatttttacaagaaattgcGTCGGAGCAACAGTTTGAAGTAACCTATGTTGATATTGAAGAGAAATCTATCAGTG GTAAATTCCAGTGCCTTGTGCAACTGTCTACCCTACCAGTAGCAGTTTGCTATGGTTGCGGCGCGACTAGTAAAGATGCTCAAGCCAGTGCTGCTCAAAATGCTCTGGAATATCTGAAAATCATGACCAAGAAGTGA
- the LOC105831136 gene encoding RISC-loading complex subunit tarbp2 isoform X1: MEEMHQPPQVGPNMMAGVGGVPNHSNNVNRRNRVRVTLHAMMLEKLPLHEAARLEMKSLPSKTPVSVLQELLSRRGTIPKYELVQIEGAIHEPTFRYRVTVADVVDPIVSAMGTGRSKKEAKHAAAKAVLDKLIGVNTEGVESPLPNSLPDSQNLQELQTYGEEKIVNNPIGALQEMCMSRHWPPPKYSMEGEEGLPHERQFTIVCSILKYREVGQGKSKKVAKRHAAHKMWQALHDMNNQAPAVDEDEIVQRNANVNARYADLKGSKISTLTTIHSIQVSKFHKSLKSSTGVKLFQLQNTCFNDGDVNLVQFLQEIASEQQFEVTYVDIEEKSISGKFQCLVQLSTLPVAVCYGCGATSKDAQASAAQNALEYLKIMTKK, from the exons ATGGAGGAAATGCACCAACCACCGCAGGTCGGGCCTAACATGATGGCTGGTGTGGGTGGCGTACCTAATCATTCAAACAACGTCAATCGTCGTAATAGAGTTCGCGTAACATTACATGCCATGATGTTAGAGAAACTACCATTACACGAAGCGGCGCGTTTGGAGATGAAGTCGTTACCCAGCAAAACCCCCGTTTCAGTTCTTCAAGAATTGCTCTCTCGCCGGGGCACGATACCCAAGTACGAGCTGGTCCAGATCGAGGGGGCAATTCACGAGCCTACATTTCGTTACAGAGTCACAGTCGCCGACGTCGTTG ATCCAATTGTTTCAGCGATGGGGACTGGCAGATCCAAAAAGGAGGCGAAACACGCCGCCGCGAAGGCTGTGCTGGACAAACTGATTGGTGTGAATACCGAAGGCGTAGAATCTCCTCTTCCAAATAGTTTACCCGA CTCACAAAATTTACAAGAACTACAAACATACGGGGAGGAAAAAATAGTGAATAATCCAATCGGAGCCTTACAAGAAATGTGTATGTCGCGTCACTGGCCACCCCCAAAATACTCGATGGAGGGTGAAGAAGGTTTACCTCACGAGAGACAATTCACTATTGTTTGTTCAATTCTAAAGTATCGCGAAGTGGGTCAAGGAAAGAGTAAAAAAGTCGCAAAGAGGCATGCCGCCCATAAGATGTGGCAAGCTTTACACGATATGAATAATCAGGCCCCTGCTGTGGACGAGGATGAG ATTGTGCAAAGAAACGCAAACGTGAACGCCCGTTATGCCGATCTGAAAGGTAGCAAAATTTCGACACTGACAACAATACATAGTATCCAAGTTTCGAAATTTCACAAGAGTCTCAAGTCGTCCACAGGTGTTAAGCTTTTTCAACTGCAG AATACTTGTTTCAATGATGGGGATGTAAATTTggtacaatttttacaagaaattgcGTCGGAGCAACAGTTTGAAGTAACCTATGTTGATATTGAAGAGAAATCTATCAGTG GTAAATTCCAGTGCCTTGTGCAACTGTCTACCCTACCAGTAGCAGTTTGCTATGGTTGCGGCGCGACTAGTAAAGATGCTCAAGCCAGTGCTGCTCAAAATGCTCTGGAATATCTGAAAATCATGACCAAGAAGTGA
- the LOC105831136 gene encoding RISC-loading complex subunit tarbp2 isoform X3 — protein MEEMHQPPQVGPNMMAGVGGVPNHSNNVNRRNRVRVTLHAMMLEKLPLHEAARLEMKSLPSKTPVSVLQELLSRRGTIPKYELVQIEGAIHEPTFRYRVTVADVVDPIVSAMGTGRSKKEAKHAAAKAVLDKLIGVNTEGVESPLPNSLPDSQNLQELQTYGEEKIVNNPIGALQEMCMSRHWPPPKYSMEGEEGLPHERQFTIVCSILKYREVGQGKSKKVAKRHAAHKMWQALHDMNNQAPAVDEDENTCFNDGDVNLVQFLQEIASEQQFEVTYVDIEEKSISGKFQCLVQLSTLPVAVCYGCGATSKDAQASAAQNALEYLKIMTKK, from the exons ATGGAGGAAATGCACCAACCACCGCAGGTCGGGCCTAACATGATGGCTGGTGTGGGTGGCGTACCTAATCATTCAAACAACGTCAATCGTCGTAATAGAGTTCGCGTAACATTACATGCCATGATGTTAGAGAAACTACCATTACACGAAGCGGCGCGTTTGGAGATGAAGTCGTTACCCAGCAAAACCCCCGTTTCAGTTCTTCAAGAATTGCTCTCTCGCCGGGGCACGATACCCAAGTACGAGCTGGTCCAGATCGAGGGGGCAATTCACGAGCCTACATTTCGTTACAGAGTCACAGTCGCCGACGTCGTTG ATCCAATTGTTTCAGCGATGGGGACTGGCAGATCCAAAAAGGAGGCGAAACACGCCGCCGCGAAGGCTGTGCTGGACAAACTGATTGGTGTGAATACCGAAGGCGTAGAATCTCCTCTTCCAAATAGTTTACCCGA CTCACAAAATTTACAAGAACTACAAACATACGGGGAGGAAAAAATAGTGAATAATCCAATCGGAGCCTTACAAGAAATGTGTATGTCGCGTCACTGGCCACCCCCAAAATACTCGATGGAGGGTGAAGAAGGTTTACCTCACGAGAGACAATTCACTATTGTTTGTTCAATTCTAAAGTATCGCGAAGTGGGTCAAGGAAAGAGTAAAAAAGTCGCAAAGAGGCATGCCGCCCATAAGATGTGGCAAGCTTTACACGATATGAATAATCAGGCCCCTGCTGTGGACGAGGATGAG AATACTTGTTTCAATGATGGGGATGTAAATTTggtacaatttttacaagaaattgcGTCGGAGCAACAGTTTGAAGTAACCTATGTTGATATTGAAGAGAAATCTATCAGTG GTAAATTCCAGTGCCTTGTGCAACTGTCTACCCTACCAGTAGCAGTTTGCTATGGTTGCGGCGCGACTAGTAAAGATGCTCAAGCCAGTGCTGCTCAAAATGCTCTGGAATATCTGAAAATCATGACCAAGAAGTGA
- the LOC105831133 gene encoding tRNA modification GTPase GTPBP3, mitochondrial isoform X3 yields the protein MSETTTRFLTTSNQGHGKCGVAVVRISGGRSLEALKKMTSISKLEPRRAFLRKIRDPETGEVIDNGLCLWFPGPHSFTGEDSVEFHVHGGPAILTRLMEALSRLQVRPALPGEFTRRAFYNNKLDLTEVEGLADLIEAETECQRKQALLQADGILRKLYDNWRKVLSESVASIEAYIDFGEEDNIESDVVQKAHHALRQLMRDLEEHLADGRRGEILRNGVRTVIVGEPNVGKSSLLNHLVQRNAAIVTPIAGTTRDVIELTANISGYPVLIADTAGITDNTGDIVEAEGVRRARTHVKNADFVIVVVDAFKCATSGMTCEDYIREYLSSLRIQELLAKIGREHFIMIANKIDLLKEEEKRRLSDAGAVLISCKTEDGFQDLLRSLTDCLSKMYMIQIISMLRFAVTLRFLFRCGNPSAESPTISQTRHRNHLAQCLRHLQMYFELCANEQYDVAIAAEEIHKAMRELGRITGHVSTNEILDIIFKNFCIGK from the exons ATGAGCGAAACTACTACTCGATTCCTAACTACCTCCAACCAAG GTCACGGAAAATGCGGCGTGGCGGTGGTGAGAATATCGGGAGGTCGCTCTCTGGAGGCGCTGAAAAAGATGACGAGCATATCCAAGCTGGAACCGAGGAGAGCTTTCCTGCGGAAGATACGCGATCCGGAAACGGGAGAGGTCATCGACAACGGGCTCTGCTTGTGGTTTCCCG GTCCACACTCGTTCACCGGCGAAGACTCCGTGGAATTTCACGTGCATGGCGGGCCGGCGATCCTGACGCGGCTAATGGAAGCTCTCTCGAGGCTGCAGGTGCGTCCCGCGCTACCAGGAGAGTTCACCAGACGTGCGTTCTATAACAATAAACTGGACCTGACGGAAGTGGAGGGCCTGGCCGACTTGATAGAGGCCGAGACCGAGTGCCAGAGGAAACAGGCGCTGCTGCAGGCCGACGGTATCCTGCGCAAGTTGTACGATAACTGGCGAAAGGTGCTATCGGAGTCTGTGGCAAGCATCGAAGCGTACATCGATTTCGGCGAAGAAGACAACATCGAGAGCGACGTGGTACAGAAAGCGCATCACGCTCTCAGACAGCTGATGCGAGATCTGGAGGAGCACCTGGCCGACGGCAGGCGCGGCGAGATCCTGCGCAACGGGGTGAGAACTGTGATCGTCGGCGAGCCCAACGTGGGCAAGAGTAGCCTGTTGAATCATTTGGTCCAGCGAAACGCCGCCATCGTCACGCCCATCGCCGGTACCACGAGGGACGTGATCGAGCTGACCGCGAACATCTCGGGCTATCCCGTGCTGATAGCGGACACCGCCGGTATCACGGACAACACCGGGGATATCGTCGAAGCAGAGGGTGTTCGTCGGGCGAGAACTCACGTAAAGAACGCTGACTTCGTGATCGTCGTGGTGGACGCGTTCAAGTGCGCAACCAGCGGCATGACGTGCGAGGACTACATACGCGAATACTTATCGTCATTGAGGATACAGGAGTTGTTGGCGAAAATCGGCAGGgaacattttattatgatagCGAATAAAATAGACTTGCTGAAGGAAGAAGAGAAACGGCGCCTTAGCGATGCTGGAGCGGTCCTGATATCTTGCAAAACGGAGGACGGCTTTCAGGACTTGCTGCGATCGCTGACAGATTGCCTCagtaaaatgtatatgatacaaataataagCATGTTAAGATTTGCAGTTACGTTACGATTTTTGTTTAGATGCGGCAACCCGTCTGCAGAAAGTCCGACCATCAGTCAGACGAGGCATCGAAATCACTTGGCGCAGTGCTTGAGGCATCTGCAGATGTACTTTGAATTGTGCGCCAATGAACAGTACGACGTGGCCATAGCGGCGGAAGAGATCCACAAAGCGATGCGAGAACTCGGAAGAATAACGGGACACGTTAGCActaatgaaatattagacattatatttaaaaatttttgtatcggCAAATAA
- the LOC105831133 gene encoding tRNA modification GTPase GTPBP3, mitochondrial isoform X4 produces the protein MTSISKLEPRRAFLRKIRDPETGEVIDNGLCLWFPGPHSFTGEDSVEFHVHGGPAILTRLMEALSRLQVRPALPGEFTRRAFYNNKLDLTEVEGLADLIEAETECQRKQALLQADGILRKLYDNWRKVLSESVASIEAYIDFGEEDNIESDVVQKAHHALRQLMRDLEEHLADGRRGEILRNGVRTVIVGEPNVGKSSLLNHLVQRNAAIVTPIAGTTRDVIELTANISGYPVLIADTAGITDNTGDIVEAEGVRRARTHVKNADFVIVVVDAFKCATSGMTCEDYIREYLSSLRIQELLAKIGREHFIMIANKIDLLKEEEKRRLSDAGAVLISCKTEDGFQDLLRSLTDCLSKMYMIQIISMLRFAVTLRFLFRCGNPSAESPTISQTRHRNHLAQCLRHLQMYFELCANEQYDVAIAAEEIHKAMRELGRITGHVSTNEILDIIFKNFCIGK, from the exons ATGACGAGCATATCCAAGCTGGAACCGAGGAGAGCTTTCCTGCGGAAGATACGCGATCCGGAAACGGGAGAGGTCATCGACAACGGGCTCTGCTTGTGGTTTCCCG GTCCACACTCGTTCACCGGCGAAGACTCCGTGGAATTTCACGTGCATGGCGGGCCGGCGATCCTGACGCGGCTAATGGAAGCTCTCTCGAGGCTGCAGGTGCGTCCCGCGCTACCAGGAGAGTTCACCAGACGTGCGTTCTATAACAATAAACTGGACCTGACGGAAGTGGAGGGCCTGGCCGACTTGATAGAGGCCGAGACCGAGTGCCAGAGGAAACAGGCGCTGCTGCAGGCCGACGGTATCCTGCGCAAGTTGTACGATAACTGGCGAAAGGTGCTATCGGAGTCTGTGGCAAGCATCGAAGCGTACATCGATTTCGGCGAAGAAGACAACATCGAGAGCGACGTGGTACAGAAAGCGCATCACGCTCTCAGACAGCTGATGCGAGATCTGGAGGAGCACCTGGCCGACGGCAGGCGCGGCGAGATCCTGCGCAACGGGGTGAGAACTGTGATCGTCGGCGAGCCCAACGTGGGCAAGAGTAGCCTGTTGAATCATTTGGTCCAGCGAAACGCCGCCATCGTCACGCCCATCGCCGGTACCACGAGGGACGTGATCGAGCTGACCGCGAACATCTCGGGCTATCCCGTGCTGATAGCGGACACCGCCGGTATCACGGACAACACCGGGGATATCGTCGAAGCAGAGGGTGTTCGTCGGGCGAGAACTCACGTAAAGAACGCTGACTTCGTGATCGTCGTGGTGGACGCGTTCAAGTGCGCAACCAGCGGCATGACGTGCGAGGACTACATACGCGAATACTTATCGTCATTGAGGATACAGGAGTTGTTGGCGAAAATCGGCAGGgaacattttattatgatagCGAATAAAATAGACTTGCTGAAGGAAGAAGAGAAACGGCGCCTTAGCGATGCTGGAGCGGTCCTGATATCTTGCAAAACGGAGGACGGCTTTCAGGACTTGCTGCGATCGCTGACAGATTGCCTCagtaaaatgtatatgatacaaataataagCATGTTAAGATTTGCAGTTACGTTACGATTTTTGTTTAGATGCGGCAACCCGTCTGCAGAAAGTCCGACCATCAGTCAGACGAGGCATCGAAATCACTTGGCGCAGTGCTTGAGGCATCTGCAGATGTACTTTGAATTGTGCGCCAATGAACAGTACGACGTGGCCATAGCGGCGGAAGAGATCCACAAAGCGATGCGAGAACTCGGAAGAATAACGGGACACGTTAGCActaatgaaatattagacattatatttaaaaatttttgtatcggCAAATAA
- the LOC105831133 gene encoding tRNA modification GTPase GTPBP3, mitochondrial isoform X1 — protein sequence MHLFLAWSTPTFLRECLLTDIRRASRGAWVVALRGTSRYQATVSWPVDDRRGTTICALSSGHGKCGVAVVRISGGRSLEALKKMTSISKLEPRRAFLRKIRDPETGEVIDNGLCLWFPGPHSFTGEDSVEFHVHGGPAILTRLMEALSRLQVRPALPGEFTRRAFYNNKLDLTEVEGLADLIEAETECQRKQALLQADGILRKLYDNWRKVLSESVASIEAYIDFGEEDNIESDVVQKAHHALRQLMRDLEEHLADGRRGEILRNGVRTVIVGEPNVGKSSLLNHLVQRNAAIVTPIAGTTRDVIELTANISGYPVLIADTAGITDNTGDIVEAEGVRRARTHVKNADFVIVVVDAFKCATSGMTCEDYIREYLSSLRIQELLAKIGREHFIMIANKIDLLKEEEKRRLSDAGAVLISCKTEDGFQDLLRSLTDCLSKMYMIQIISMLRFAVTLRFLFRCGNPSAESPTISQTRHRNHLAQCLRHLQMYFELCANEQYDVAIAAEEIHKAMRELGRITGHVSTNEILDIIFKNFCIGK from the exons ATGCATTTGTTCCTGGCTTGGTCAACTCCGACATTTCTTCGCGAGTGTCTCCTCACTGATATCCGTCGAGCTTCCCGAGGCGCATGGGTCGTCGCATTGCGCGGGACGTCGCGCTACCAGGCCACCGTCAGCTGGCCCGTGGACGATCGCAGGGGCACGACCATCTGCGCTCTGTCTTCCG GTCACGGAAAATGCGGCGTGGCGGTGGTGAGAATATCGGGAGGTCGCTCTCTGGAGGCGCTGAAAAAGATGACGAGCATATCCAAGCTGGAACCGAGGAGAGCTTTCCTGCGGAAGATACGCGATCCGGAAACGGGAGAGGTCATCGACAACGGGCTCTGCTTGTGGTTTCCCG GTCCACACTCGTTCACCGGCGAAGACTCCGTGGAATTTCACGTGCATGGCGGGCCGGCGATCCTGACGCGGCTAATGGAAGCTCTCTCGAGGCTGCAGGTGCGTCCCGCGCTACCAGGAGAGTTCACCAGACGTGCGTTCTATAACAATAAACTGGACCTGACGGAAGTGGAGGGCCTGGCCGACTTGATAGAGGCCGAGACCGAGTGCCAGAGGAAACAGGCGCTGCTGCAGGCCGACGGTATCCTGCGCAAGTTGTACGATAACTGGCGAAAGGTGCTATCGGAGTCTGTGGCAAGCATCGAAGCGTACATCGATTTCGGCGAAGAAGACAACATCGAGAGCGACGTGGTACAGAAAGCGCATCACGCTCTCAGACAGCTGATGCGAGATCTGGAGGAGCACCTGGCCGACGGCAGGCGCGGCGAGATCCTGCGCAACGGGGTGAGAACTGTGATCGTCGGCGAGCCCAACGTGGGCAAGAGTAGCCTGTTGAATCATTTGGTCCAGCGAAACGCCGCCATCGTCACGCCCATCGCCGGTACCACGAGGGACGTGATCGAGCTGACCGCGAACATCTCGGGCTATCCCGTGCTGATAGCGGACACCGCCGGTATCACGGACAACACCGGGGATATCGTCGAAGCAGAGGGTGTTCGTCGGGCGAGAACTCACGTAAAGAACGCTGACTTCGTGATCGTCGTGGTGGACGCGTTCAAGTGCGCAACCAGCGGCATGACGTGCGAGGACTACATACGCGAATACTTATCGTCATTGAGGATACAGGAGTTGTTGGCGAAAATCGGCAGGgaacattttattatgatagCGAATAAAATAGACTTGCTGAAGGAAGAAGAGAAACGGCGCCTTAGCGATGCTGGAGCGGTCCTGATATCTTGCAAAACGGAGGACGGCTTTCAGGACTTGCTGCGATCGCTGACAGATTGCCTCagtaaaatgtatatgatacaaataataagCATGTTAAGATTTGCAGTTACGTTACGATTTTTGTTTAGATGCGGCAACCCGTCTGCAGAAAGTCCGACCATCAGTCAGACGAGGCATCGAAATCACTTGGCGCAGTGCTTGAGGCATCTGCAGATGTACTTTGAATTGTGCGCCAATGAACAGTACGACGTGGCCATAGCGGCGGAAGAGATCCACAAAGCGATGCGAGAACTCGGAAGAATAACGGGACACGTTAGCActaatgaaatattagacattatatttaaaaatttttgtatcggCAAATAA